The Paenibacillus polymyxa M1 DNA segment CAGCAGCAGCGTGTCGGCATAGCGCGTGCTTTGGCGCTGAACCCGGAAGTGATTTTATTCGACGAGCCGACTTCGGCGCTGGACCCTGAGCTGGTGGGTGAGGTGCTGTCAGTAATCCGTAAGATTGCGAAGGAAGGCATAACCATGATTGTCGTGACACATGAAATGGGCTTTGCGCGCGATGTTTCAAACCATGTGGTATTTATGGATGGCGGTCATATTATCGAGGAGGGCACACCAGACGCCATTTTTAACCACCCCCAAGAGGAGCGTACCCAACAATTCCTGAAACGAATTACACCAGAATATAACTATTCAATTTAGACGGGAGAGGGAGACATGAGCATTAAAATCGGAGTGTTGGATCAAAGCCCTATACACGAGGGTGAAACGGCGGCACAGGCCCTTCGTAACACGATTAAGCTGGCGCAGCGTGTAGAAGAATTGGGATTCACGCGCTTTTGGGTATCAGAGCATCATGATTCCGAGCAGGTTGCAGGCTCATCGCCAGAAGTACTCATTTCCCATCTGTTGGCACGCACCGAGCGTATTAGAGTCGGGTCTGGTGGGGTGATGCTTCAGCATTACAGCCCATATAAAGTGGCTGAAAACTTTAATGTGCTAGCCTCTCTTGCACCGGGTCGTGTAGATTTGGGCATCGGACGTGCGCCAGGCGGGTTGCCAAAATCCACACAGGCGTTACAACGCAACGTGCATGATGCACCTTCTCTCGAAGAGAAAATTGATGAAGTAAGTCGCTATATTCATAATATCCCGCCTGAAGAAGGACCGCTGGCCGGATTACAGGCGAATCCGATTCCGGAAACACCAGCAGAGATTTATGTTTTGGGTACAAGTACAGACAGTGCTGGAATTGCTGCGCGTTTGGGGTTACCCTATGTTTTTTCGCAATTTATTAATAGTAGTGAGCAGGTTGCACTGGATTCATTCCGTACGTATCGGGAGTCTTTCGATTACAGTTATGGACGTGAGCCGAAGGCACTTTTTGCGCTATCGGTTATTGTGGCAGACACTTCCGAAGAAGCAGCGGAGTTGGCAGGTGAGCAGAAGCTGTACAAGATTCACCTGGCCAGTGGCAAAACGGCTACGGTGGGTGCGCTGGAAAGTGCAGAGGAATTCGGTAAGCAATCGGGTGAAGAATATACAATTGAAGTTACACAAGCACAAATTAACAAAGGAAATAAAGATGAAATCTATGCTGTGCTGACGGAAATTCAAGCGAAGTATCAAGCAGATGAGCTGATTGTAACGACAGGCATACGGGATATCGACAAGCGTGTGCGCTCATTCGAGTTGTTGCATGAAGCTTTTGCCGGGTTGCCTGTGCAGTCCTAGATACTATTGACATAAGAAAGTTGTAACCAATATGGATTCACGAAGGAGGAGTAGGGATGAGTGGATCAACCGGGACGAAGGAGCAGGTTTTGGAGCAGAAGTTGGTAGAAATTCGCCGTCATCTGCACCGTTATCCCGAGCTGTCTAACGAGGAGGTTGAAACTACCGCCTATATTCGCCGCCTGCTCGAAGAACAGAATATAACTATTCTGGATGTGCCGCTGCGTACCGGATTGGTAGCGGAAATCGGCGGACAGCAGGACGGTCCAACTGTCGCGCTTCGTGCAGACATTGATGCACTGCCCATCCAGGAGGAGACGGGATTGCCTTATGCTTCGATATATCCTGGCAAGATGCATGCCTGCGGGCATGATTTTCATACGGCATCCCTGTTAGGTGCAGCCGTATTGCTGAAGCAGCGGGAGCAGAAGCTGAAGGGGACGGTTCGACTGGTGTTCCAGCCAGCCGAAGAGAAAGCCAAAGGCGCTGCCCAAGTGCTGGACAGCGGTGCGTTAGCAGGGGTGCAGGCCATTTTCGGCCTGCATAACAAGCCAGACCTGCCCGTAGGCACGGTCGGCATCAAAGAAGGTCCGCTAATGGCAGCGGCAGACGGATTTTACATCGAGGTGGAGGGTCTGAGCACACATGCGGCAGTGCCGCATGCAGGGATTGACCCCATCGTGGTATCGTCACATATCATTACGGCGCTGCAATCCATTGTGAGTCGGAGCGTTAACCCGCTCGATAGCGCGGTCATCAGTGTCACGAAGCTGCACAGCGGCAATGCCTGGAACATCATTCCAGACTGCGCTCATTTGGATGGAACAATCCGCACCTTTGATGAGAATGTTCGAGCTCAGGTGGCTGAACGCTTCGAGCAGATCGTCAAGGGCGTAGCTGATGCTTTTGGTACGAAAGCGAACATCCGCTGGATCGAGGGTCCGCCACCTGTGCTGAACGACAGTAAGTTGGCTGTGATCGCGGAGCAGGCGGCCGAAGCAGTCGGCCTGGAGGTCGTTCGCCCCATACCTTCCTCGGCAAGCGAGGACTTTGGGCTTTATCAGAAGTACATCCCTGGTGTGTTTGTCTTTGTCGGCACTGCGGGAAGCCAGGAATGGCATCATCCTTCCTTTGATTTGGACGAACGCGCACTGCCGGGAACAGCGAAGCTGCTGGCTTCACTGGCTGATTTGGCATTGAAATCCATAGAGTAGGAACCCGATCCTACTCTATGGAGCTGATCCCCTCTCTATTAAGAGGGGATCTTTTTGTTTGACGGTATATTATTCCAATGATAATATAAAATTGTTATTTAATTCAAAATTTAGAGTGGGTGTAGGTGAGAGAACAAACGTTGTCATTTTAAATGTGCTCGTAAAAATAACAGGTACGGAGGTTGAAAAAATGCCGAAGAAAAAAGGAATGATCATGGCTTCTTTTTCATTGGTAATGGCTGCTTCTTTACTGGTTGGCGGGGCTAATGTCGGTTTAGCAGCCTCAGATTTGGAAAGTACTTCGAATACAGAAACAATGAGTAATAGCTTGGCTGCCGCTGAACTACCTGCTAAATTTAAGCCTTCGGTAGAATGGGTTTGGAAGAATAGGATGGTCAAAGAAGGCTCAACCAACCGTAAAAACTTGATTTTTGATCAAATTTATGCAGGCAAAGGAACACTCAATTATGTAGTTCGCTGGCAATCCTCTAAAAATATCACTCTTCAGCAGCGTAAAGATATGGCTTCCATGCTAAGTCGCCAAATAAATAACTGGAATAAGCAGTTAAAAGGATATGATGGCTGGCCGTATGATCATATTACTGTAAAAATAGTTGGTTGGGCCGTTGCAAATCCGTCGCAGATTCTTAATAAACAATCTAATGAAATCGTTTACACAGATACGATTACCGATGACTTAAGTAAAACAGACCCCAATATTCCTGCT contains these protein-coding regions:
- a CDS encoding LLM class flavin-dependent oxidoreductase yields the protein MSIKIGVLDQSPIHEGETAAQALRNTIKLAQRVEELGFTRFWVSEHHDSEQVAGSSPEVLISHLLARTERIRVGSGGVMLQHYSPYKVAENFNVLASLAPGRVDLGIGRAPGGLPKSTQALQRNVHDAPSLEEKIDEVSRYIHNIPPEEGPLAGLQANPIPETPAEIYVLGTSTDSAGIAARLGLPYVFSQFINSSEQVALDSFRTYRESFDYSYGREPKALFALSVIVADTSEEAAELAGEQKLYKIHLASGKTATVGALESAEEFGKQSGEEYTIEVTQAQINKGNKDEIYAVLTEIQAKYQADELIVTTGIRDIDKRVRSFELLHEAFAGLPVQS
- a CDS encoding amidohydrolase, which translates into the protein MSGSTGTKEQVLEQKLVEIRRHLHRYPELSNEEVETTAYIRRLLEEQNITILDVPLRTGLVAEIGGQQDGPTVALRADIDALPIQEETGLPYASIYPGKMHACGHDFHTASLLGAAVLLKQREQKLKGTVRLVFQPAEEKAKGAAQVLDSGALAGVQAIFGLHNKPDLPVGTVGIKEGPLMAAADGFYIEVEGLSTHAAVPHAGIDPIVVSSHIITALQSIVSRSVNPLDSAVISVTKLHSGNAWNIIPDCAHLDGTIRTFDENVRAQVAERFEQIVKGVADAFGTKANIRWIEGPPPVLNDSKLAVIAEQAAEAVGLEVVRPIPSSASEDFGLYQKYIPGVFVFVGTAGSQEWHHPSFDLDERALPGTAKLLASLADLALKSIE
- a CDS encoding dockerin is translated as MPKKKGMIMASFSLVMAASLLVGGANVGLAASDLESTSNTETMSNSLAAAELPAKFKPSVEWVWKNRMVKEGSTNRKNLIFDQIYAGKGTLNYVVRWQSSKNITLQQRKDMASMLSRQINNWNKQLKGYDGWPYDHITVKIVGWAVANPSQILNKQSNEIVYTDTITDDLSKTDPNIPAKLPVAPNALSRFEHFMDPNYTYPGGLDKRFDMYLWGTSNFQGGAGGDWGQRMPDDYILNTLNWDEVQITEHEMGHGFGLPDFYEEHERPPGGFPVPTIMWAGNSPKITEWDTWMLRYTWSQIKKDTSRFPTR